A window from Sinorhizobium fredii encodes these proteins:
- the glf gene encoding UDP-galactopyranose mutase codes for MRASGTIGIVGAGLSGAVIGRELAEAGHQVEIFDARDHIAGNCHTERDEDTGVMIHVYGPHIFHTDDREVWDYVNGFQTFMPYKNRVKTTSGDQVYSLPVNLHTINQFFGKTFRPDEARAFIEAQADTSIEDPKTFEEQALRFVGKDLYEAFFQGYTQKQWGCSPTELPASILKRLPVRFNYDDNYFAHKYQGMPENGYTDMVGRILDHPNINVILKSRFVRAQKDDFAHVFYSGSLDGYLDHEFGPLGYRTLDFDRFEYDGDFQGCAVMNYGDVSVPYTRITEHKHFSPWEEHSGSVCYREFSRACGPDDIPYYPIRLVRDKEQLAQYVERASRETAVTFVGRLGTYRYLDMDVTIREALDTARLYLARKAENQPMPVFLHSPI; via the coding sequence ATGCGTGCAAGCGGAACAATCGGCATCGTTGGGGCGGGGTTGTCGGGTGCGGTCATCGGCCGGGAGCTGGCTGAGGCGGGCCACCAAGTCGAGATCTTCGATGCGCGCGACCATATCGCCGGAAACTGCCATACGGAGCGCGACGAAGACACCGGAGTCATGATCCATGTCTACGGTCCGCATATCTTCCACACCGACGACCGGGAGGTGTGGGACTATGTCAACGGCTTCCAGACCTTCATGCCTTACAAGAACCGCGTGAAGACGACCTCGGGGGACCAGGTCTATTCGCTGCCGGTTAATCTCCACACGATCAATCAGTTCTTCGGCAAGACCTTCAGGCCGGACGAGGCCCGCGCCTTCATCGAAGCCCAGGCGGACACCTCGATCGAGGACCCGAAAACCTTTGAAGAGCAAGCGCTTCGCTTCGTCGGCAAGGACCTCTACGAGGCCTTCTTCCAGGGGTATACGCAAAAGCAGTGGGGCTGCTCGCCGACCGAGTTGCCGGCATCCATCCTGAAACGCCTTCCGGTGCGCTTCAATTACGACGACAACTACTTCGCGCACAAATATCAGGGCATGCCGGAGAACGGCTACACGGACATGGTCGGCCGCATTCTCGACCATCCCAACATCAATGTGATCCTGAAGTCGCGGTTTGTCCGGGCGCAAAAAGACGATTTTGCGCATGTGTTCTACTCCGGCTCGCTCGACGGCTATCTGGATCACGAATTCGGCCCGTTGGGCTACCGAACGCTCGACTTCGACCGTTTCGAGTATGACGGCGATTTCCAGGGCTGCGCGGTCATGAACTACGGCGACGTCTCCGTTCCGTATACGCGGATCACCGAGCACAAGCATTTCTCGCCCTGGGAGGAGCATAGCGGCTCTGTCTGCTACCGCGAATTCTCCCGCGCATGCGGCCCTGACGACATCCCCTATTATCCAATCCGACTCGTCAGGGACAAGGAACAACTGGCACAATATGTCGAGCGTGCAAGCCGCGAAACAGCGGTCACCTTTGTCGGTCGGCTCGGCACCTATCGCTATCTCGACATGGACGTGACCATTCGTGAGGCCCTCGATACGGCGAGGCTCTACCTTGCCCGCAAGGCGGAAAATCAGCCCATGCCGGTCTTCCTGCATTCGCCGATCTGA
- a CDS encoding GlxA family transcriptional regulator, whose product MRTALTETSAAAGKPLKDKGVLRVGFILARSFTLSAFSLFVDALRLGSDVEDKSGRVNCDWEVLGSTRNFVMSSCGIQVAPTAPLRPPTEFSYIAVVGGRLNVAEPLDRETTDYLHRAARAGVPIIGVCTGSFVLAEAGVLDGHAACVSWLHHNEFRGRFPAIEVTSNRIFVEDGNIITCAGGSSVADLATYLIRKHVGEDAERNALEIMQITRRREASEMQPRNPLGPVPVQDKRISLALMVMEQHLEDLIGIDDVANVLGISRRQLERLFQNELGATPISVYLKLRLDAAMRLVASTDKPLIEIALETGFENVSHFIRKFRKAFSITPAAARKQLAAARGAPGRKG is encoded by the coding sequence TTGCGAACGGCCCTCACGGAAACATCGGCAGCCGCCGGAAAGCCCCTCAAGGACAAGGGCGTGCTGCGTGTCGGATTCATTCTGGCGCGCAGCTTCACGCTTAGCGCCTTCTCGCTCTTCGTCGATGCGCTTCGCCTGGGAAGCGACGTGGAGGACAAGTCGGGGCGCGTCAACTGCGACTGGGAAGTGCTCGGCAGCACGAGGAACTTCGTCATGTCGAGTTGCGGCATCCAGGTGGCGCCGACCGCGCCACTGCGGCCGCCGACGGAGTTTAGCTATATCGCCGTCGTTGGCGGACGGCTCAACGTCGCCGAACCGCTGGACCGGGAAACGACCGACTATCTCCACCGCGCCGCGCGCGCCGGCGTGCCGATCATCGGCGTTTGTACGGGAAGCTTCGTTCTCGCCGAAGCCGGTGTGCTCGACGGCCATGCCGCCTGCGTGAGCTGGCTTCATCACAACGAATTCCGCGGCCGCTTCCCGGCGATCGAGGTCACCTCGAACCGGATCTTCGTCGAGGACGGCAATATCATCACCTGCGCCGGCGGCAGCAGCGTCGCCGATCTCGCGACCTACCTGATCAGGAAACATGTCGGCGAAGACGCCGAACGCAATGCGCTCGAAATCATGCAGATCACCCGTCGCCGCGAGGCGAGCGAAATGCAGCCGCGCAATCCGCTCGGCCCCGTTCCGGTGCAGGACAAGCGGATCAGCCTCGCGCTGATGGTCATGGAGCAGCATCTCGAAGATCTGATCGGCATCGACGACGTGGCCAATGTCCTCGGCATATCGCGCCGGCAGCTCGAGCGCCTGTTCCAGAACGAGCTCGGGGCGACGCCGATATCCGTCTATCTGAAGCTCCGCCTCGACGCGGCGATGCGCCTCGTCGCGTCCACCGACAAACCGCTGATCGAGATCGCGCTCGAAACCGGCTTCGAGAACGTCTCTCACTTCATTCGCAAGTTCCGCAAGGCCTTCTCGATCACGCCGGCGGCGGCACGCAAGCAACTCGCTGCCGCCCGCGGCGCGCCAGGCCGAAAAGGCTAA
- a CDS encoding YbaK/EbsC family protein gives MTLTSVKEFFSEHAPDIDVIELPQSTATVALAAEGHGVEPAQIAKTLALRVGDDVILIVTRGDARLDNRKYKARFGTKARMLGFGEVEAETGHPVGGVCPFGLVKPHTVYCDESLKAFDVVVPAAGAINAAVHISPQRMAELTGAEWIDVSET, from the coding sequence ATGACCCTGACCTCCGTCAAAGAGTTCTTTTCCGAGCACGCCCCCGACATCGACGTCATCGAGCTCCCGCAGAGCACCGCCACGGTGGCGCTTGCGGCCGAGGGGCACGGGGTCGAGCCGGCACAGATCGCCAAGACGCTGGCGCTTCGCGTCGGCGACGACGTGATCCTGATCGTCACCCGCGGCGACGCCCGTCTCGACAACAGGAAATACAAGGCCCGCTTCGGCACCAAGGCGCGCATGCTCGGCTTCGGCGAGGTCGAAGCCGAGACCGGCCATCCGGTCGGCGGCGTCTGCCCCTTCGGCCTTGTGAAGCCGCATACGGTCTATTGCGATGAATCCTTGAAGGCATTCGACGTCGTCGTGCCCGCTGCCGGCGCAATCAACGCGGCCGTCCACATCAGCCCGCAGCGCATGGCGGAGCTGACCGGCGCGGAATGGATCGACGTGTCGGAGACCTGA
- a CDS encoding GlsB/YeaQ/YmgE family stress response membrane protein, with the protein MGIESILVFLIVGAVAGWLAGLIVSGFGFGLLGNIVIGVIGALIAGYLFPAVGITLGTGILAAILHSTIGAVILLVLIRIVKQA; encoded by the coding sequence ATGGGCATTGAAAGCATTCTGGTATTTCTGATCGTCGGCGCCGTCGCCGGCTGGCTCGCTGGCCTGATCGTCAGCGGCTTCGGCTTCGGCCTGCTTGGCAACATCGTGATCGGCGTCATCGGCGCGCTGATTGCCGGCTATCTGTTTCCGGCCGTCGGCATTACGCTCGGCACGGGCATCCTCGCTGCAATCCTCCATTCGACCATCGGCGCGGTCATCCTGCTGGTGCTGATCCGGATCGTCAAACAGGCCTGA
- the rhaI gene encoding L-rhamnose catabolism isomerase translates to MTNMISTSVIEAENGKRQEALTRDYETLGERLARRGIDIDAIKRKVATYGVAVPSWGVGTGGTRFARFPGQGEPRNIFDKLEDCGVIQQLTRATPTVSLHIPWDKVADLAALKEKGASLGLGFDAMNSNTFSDAPGQAHSYKFGSLTHTDAATRRQAVEHNLECIEIGQALGSKALTVWIGDGSNFPGQSNFTRAFERYLDSMKVIYGALPDDWRVFTEHKMYEPAFYSTVVQDWGTNYMIAQELGPKAFCLVDLGHHAPNVNIEMIVARLIQFKKLGGFHFNDSKYGDDDLDTGSIDPYRLFLVFNELVDAETRAAEGFSPAHMLDQSHNVTDPIESLMVSATEVGRAYAQALLVDRRALDGYQQENDALMASETLKAAFRTDVEPILAAARLENGGAIAPVATYRASGYRARVAAERPAVAGGGGGIV, encoded by the coding sequence ATGACCAACATGATCAGCACGTCGGTGATCGAGGCCGAGAATGGCAAGCGGCAGGAAGCGCTCACGCGCGACTACGAAACCCTCGGCGAACGGCTTGCGCGGCGCGGCATCGACATCGACGCCATCAAGCGGAAGGTCGCCACCTACGGCGTCGCGGTGCCCTCCTGGGGTGTCGGCACCGGCGGCACGCGCTTTGCCCGCTTTCCCGGCCAGGGCGAGCCGCGCAACATCTTCGACAAGCTCGAGGACTGCGGCGTCATCCAGCAACTGACCCGGGCGACTCCGACCGTGTCCCTGCATATTCCGTGGGACAAGGTCGCCGACCTGGCGGCGCTGAAGGAAAAGGGAGCCTCCCTCGGCCTCGGCTTCGACGCGATGAACTCGAACACCTTCTCCGACGCCCCGGGCCAGGCGCATTCCTACAAATTCGGTTCGCTCACCCACACCGATGCCGCGACGCGCCGCCAGGCGGTCGAGCACAATCTCGAATGCATCGAGATCGGCCAGGCGCTCGGCTCGAAGGCGCTGACGGTCTGGATCGGCGACGGCTCCAACTTTCCCGGTCAGAGCAACTTCACCCGGGCCTTCGAGCGCTATCTCGACTCGATGAAGGTGATCTATGGGGCGCTTCCGGATGACTGGCGCGTCTTCACCGAGCACAAGATGTACGAGCCGGCCTTCTATTCGACGGTGGTGCAGGACTGGGGCACCAACTACATGATCGCCCAGGAACTCGGGCCCAAGGCGTTCTGCCTCGTCGATCTCGGCCATCACGCCCCGAACGTCAATATCGAGATGATCGTCGCCCGGCTGATCCAGTTCAAGAAGCTCGGCGGCTTCCATTTCAACGACTCGAAATATGGCGACGACGACCTCGACACCGGCTCGATCGATCCCTACCGGCTCTTCCTGGTGTTCAACGAATTGGTCGATGCCGAGACGCGCGCTGCGGAAGGTTTCAGTCCGGCGCATATGCTCGACCAAAGCCATAACGTGACCGATCCGATCGAGAGCCTGATGGTGAGTGCGACGGAAGTCGGCCGTGCCTATGCTCAGGCGCTCCTCGTCGACCGCCGGGCGCTCGACGGCTACCAGCAGGAGAACGACGCGCTGATGGCCTCGGAGACGCTGAAAGCTGCCTTCCGCACCGATGTCGAACCGATCCTGGCCGCGGCCCGCCTCGAAAATGGCGGTGCGATCGCGCCGGTCGCGACTTACCGGGCAAGCGGCTATCGGGCCCGGGTGGCGGCCGAACGGCCCGCTGTTGCCGGCGGTGGCGGCGGTATCGTCTGA
- a CDS encoding bifunctional rhamnulose-1-phosphate aldolase/short-chain dehydrogenase: MLDKQQGARLANLWDDAKAAAMSEAERLLYRSNLLGSDKRITNYGGGNTSAKVMEKDPLTGETVEVLWVKGSGGDVGTIKMDGFATLYMDKLRALKGIYRGVEFEDEMVGYLPHCTFNLNPRAASIDTPLHAYVPKPHVDHMHPDAIIAIAASKNSKELTRKIFGDEIGWLPWKRPGYELGLWLEKFCLDNPKARGVVLESHGLFTWGDTAKEAYETTIEIINRAIAWFEAENTAPAFGGEARPALGAAERAAIAKRLMPVIRGLISTEEKKVGHFDDSQSVLDFVTSTDLEPLAALGTSCPDHFLRTKIRPLVVDFDPAQPDVEKTLAGLPEAIAAYRADYAAYYERCKRADSPAMRDPNAVVYLVRGVGMITFAKDKATARISGEFYVNAINVMRGASGVSTYVGLPEQEAFDIEYWLLEEAKLQRMPKPKSLAGRVALVTGGAGGIGKATANRLMQEGACVVLADIDEAALGAAQNELAARYGKDFVRSVAMNVTSEAAVEAGFGDALLAFGGLDILVSNAGLASSAAIEDTTLALWNKNIDILATGYFLVSREAFRIFRSQKDGGNIVFVASKNGLAASPGASAYCTAKAAEIHLARCLALEGASAQIRVNVVNPDAVLRGSKIWTGEWKQQRAAAYKMDVDDLEAHYRERSMLKLSVFPEDIAEAIYFLASDMSAKSTGNIVNVDAGNAQSFTR; this comes from the coding sequence ATGCTCGACAAGCAACAGGGCGCACGCCTGGCCAATCTCTGGGACGACGCCAAGGCGGCGGCGATGAGCGAAGCGGAGCGGCTGCTCTACCGCTCCAATCTCCTCGGTTCCGACAAGCGTATTACCAATTACGGCGGCGGCAACACCTCCGCCAAGGTGATGGAAAAGGACCCGCTCACCGGCGAGACGGTGGAGGTCCTCTGGGTGAAGGGCTCGGGCGGCGACGTCGGCACGATCAAGATGGACGGCTTCGCCACCCTCTACATGGACAAGCTGCGGGCGCTGAAGGGCATCTATCGCGGCGTCGAATTCGAGGACGAGATGGTCGGCTACCTGCCGCATTGCACCTTCAACCTCAATCCGCGCGCCGCTTCGATCGACACGCCGCTGCACGCCTATGTGCCGAAGCCGCATGTCGACCATATGCATCCGGACGCGATCATCGCCATCGCCGCCTCCAAGAACAGCAAGGAACTGACCAGGAAGATCTTCGGCGACGAGATCGGCTGGCTGCCGTGGAAGCGGCCGGGCTACGAACTCGGCCTGTGGCTCGAGAAATTCTGCCTCGACAATCCGAAAGCCCGGGGCGTCGTGCTCGAAAGCCACGGCCTGTTCACCTGGGGCGACACCGCGAAGGAAGCCTACGAGACGACGATCGAGATCATCAACCGGGCGATCGCCTGGTTCGAGGCGGAAAACACCGCCCCCGCCTTCGGCGGAGAGGCGAGGCCGGCGCTCGGCGCTGCCGAGCGCGCGGCGATCGCCAAGAGGCTGATGCCAGTGATCCGCGGACTGATCAGCACCGAGGAGAAGAAGGTCGGCCATTTCGACGACAGCCAGTCGGTGCTCGACTTCGTGACCTCGACCGATCTGGAGCCGCTCGCCGCACTCGGCACGAGCTGCCCCGACCATTTCCTGCGCACCAAGATCCGGCCGCTGGTGGTCGACTTCGACCCGGCCCAGCCGGACGTCGAAAAGACGCTTGCCGGCCTTCCGGAGGCGATCGCCGCCTACCGTGCCGACTACGCCGCTTACTACGAGCGCTGCAAGCGCGCAGACAGCCCGGCGATGCGCGATCCGAATGCCGTCGTCTATCTGGTACGCGGGGTCGGCATGATCACCTTTGCCAAGGACAAGGCGACGGCGCGGATCTCCGGCGAATTCTATGTCAATGCAATCAACGTGATGCGTGGCGCCTCCGGCGTGTCGACCTATGTCGGCCTGCCCGAGCAGGAAGCCTTCGACATCGAATATTGGCTGCTCGAGGAAGCCAAGCTCCAACGCATGCCGAAGCCGAAGAGCCTCGCCGGGCGCGTCGCCCTCGTCACCGGCGGCGCCGGCGGCATTGGCAAGGCGACCGCCAACCGGCTGATGCAGGAAGGCGCCTGTGTCGTTCTCGCCGATATCGACGAGGCGGCGCTCGGGGCCGCCCAGAACGAGCTTGCGGCCCGCTACGGCAAGGATTTCGTCCGCTCCGTCGCCATGAACGTGACCAGCGAGGCCGCGGTCGAGGCCGGCTTCGGCGATGCGCTCCTTGCATTCGGCGGCCTCGACATCCTCGTTTCCAATGCCGGACTCGCTTCGTCGGCGGCGATCGAGGATACGACGCTCGCGCTCTGGAACAAGAACATCGACATTCTCGCGACCGGCTATTTCCTGGTGTCGCGCGAAGCCTTCCGCATCTTCCGCAGCCAGAAGGACGGCGGCAATATCGTGTTCGTCGCCTCGAAGAACGGCCTCGCAGCCTCGCCGGGCGCGTCGGCCTATTGCACGGCCAAGGCGGCCGAGATCCATCTTGCCCGCTGCCTGGCGCTGGAGGGCGCCTCGGCGCAGATCCGCGTCAACGTCGTCAACCCGGATGCGGTGCTGCGCGGTTCCAAGATCTGGACCGGCGAATGGAAGCAGCAGCGTGCGGCGGCCTACAAGATGGACGTGGACGATCTCGAGGCGCATTACCGCGAGCGGTCGATGCTGAAACTCAGCGTCTTCCCGGAAGACATTGCCGAGGCGATCTACTTCCTCGCCTCAGACATGTCGGCGAAATCGACCGGCAACATCGTCAATGTCGACGCGGGCAACGCCCAGTCCTTCACGCGCTGA
- a CDS encoding DeoR/GlpR family DNA-binding transcription regulator: MHEKERHRIILSAVQEKPVVTVPELVELTGSSEATIRRDVAALHVQKRLRRVRGGAEAINPPQFVGLAGRPFSVNEGLHAREKQAIAREAVALCQDGEPIIINGGTTTFQMVHFLANRRMQVFTNSFPIAEHLLKHSKNTVMLSGGTIYREQNIILSPFDNDVTRNFYARRMFMGAQGLGPLGLMEADPLLIQAEQKLIDQADELVVLADSSKFHKRSSLILCGLKRIATVITDSGIEDRHASMLESAGVNLVIANARPKVDAETASTSA; this comes from the coding sequence ATGCACGAGAAAGAAAGACATAGGATCATCCTGTCGGCAGTGCAGGAAAAGCCGGTCGTCACCGTGCCCGAGCTCGTCGAATTGACTGGCAGCTCCGAGGCGACGATCCGCCGCGATGTGGCGGCGCTGCATGTGCAGAAACGGCTGCGCCGGGTGCGCGGCGGCGCCGAGGCGATCAACCCACCGCAATTCGTCGGCCTTGCAGGCCGGCCCTTTAGCGTCAACGAGGGCCTGCATGCGCGCGAGAAGCAGGCGATCGCCCGCGAAGCGGTGGCGCTCTGCCAGGACGGCGAGCCGATCATCATCAATGGCGGCACGACCACCTTCCAGATGGTGCATTTCCTCGCCAACCGCCGGATGCAGGTCTTTACCAATTCGTTCCCGATCGCTGAGCACCTGCTCAAGCACTCGAAAAACACGGTGATGCTTTCCGGGGGCACGATCTACCGCGAGCAGAACATCATCCTGAGCCCCTTCGACAACGACGTGACGCGCAATTTCTATGCGCGCCGCATGTTCATGGGGGCGCAGGGGCTCGGGCCGCTCGGCCTGATGGAGGCCGACCCGCTGCTGATCCAGGCCGAGCAGAAGCTGATCGACCAGGCCGACGAGCTCGTCGTACTCGCCGATTCCTCGAAATTTCACAAGCGCTCGAGCCTCATTCTCTGCGGCCTCAAGCGCATCGCCACTGTGATCACCGATTCGGGCATCGAGGACAGGCATGCCTCGATGCTCGAAAGCGCTGGCGTCAACCTTGTCATCGCCAATGCGAGGCCGAAGGTCGACGCGGAAACTGCTTCGACATCCGCCTGA